TGAGAAAAGACCCGCTCGAATTAGATCGAACGGATCCGTAAAAATTTCACTGGCAATCTACTTGTGGCGGTAGGTTATACGGCCTTTGGTCAGATCATACGGCGAGAGTTCGATATCCACGCGGTCGCCCATAAGGATGCGAATACGGTTTCGGCGCATGCGGCCCGATATGGTCGCAAGCACGATATGATCTGAATCGTTCAGTTTCACCTTAAAGAAAGCGTTGGGCTGTTTGTCGATTACAACGCCCGACATTTCTATCATTTCTTCTTTCATAAAAACTCAAAAACAGCGCTCCGAACCCGGGAAGACGTATGCCTCCGCACGAATTAACGAACGGAGGCATTATACGACTTCCGGCAAGCGGAATCCAAACCTTAGTAGCGTGACCTGTAGCCGCCGCCGCCACCGCCGCGATTGCCGCCGCGGCCGCCGCCGCCGCCGAATCCGCCGCCGCCGCGATCTTCGCGGGGTTTGGCGATATTAACGGTCAGCGTGCGTCCGTCCACCTCTTTGCCGTTGAAGCTCTCGATAGCTGAGTTCGCTTCGTCTGCCGACGACATTTCC
This sequence is a window from Acidobacteriota bacterium. Protein-coding genes within it:
- the infA gene encoding translation initiation factor IF-1 produces the protein MKEEMIEMSGVVIDKQPNAFFKVKLNDSDHIVLATISGRMRRNRIRILMGDRVDIELSPYDLTKGRITYRHK
- a CDS encoding RNA-binding protein; this encodes MSTKLYVGNLSFNTTAHDLETMFGESGTVQSANLIEDRDTGRSRGFGFVEMSSADEANSAIESFNGKEVDGRTLTVNIAKPREDRGGGGFGGGGGRGGNRGGGGGGYRSRY